Proteins encoded within one genomic window of Actinoplanes octamycinicus:
- a CDS encoding GNAT family N-acetyltransferase, whose product MKISVVRPDELGPGELTAWRQFQKDQPELQNPFLAPEFTVAVSHQRPTARVAVLEDSGGIAGFFPFEVRNRVVGVPVGFGITDCQGLVHRAGFEWDALALLKACKLPVWEFDHLMAGQTAFAGYHAETTGSPLIDLRAGYPAYVENRNSGGDVVKQTLRKQRKMAREVGEERFVWDDRDPGALAALREWKSAQYRRTQQYDRFDTPWIEGVLEELLASTSDDCRAVVSTVYAGDRPVAAHLGLRSPSVLAYWFPAYDLDLSKYSAGILLCLRMAEAGAADGIQTIDLGKSEALYKTRLMNAETPVAAGRVGRPGLVSTARRTQTALARSIKQGALGEKLKNGRTGKVLRGLKARLASR is encoded by the coding sequence GTGAAGATTTCCGTGGTCCGCCCCGACGAGCTGGGCCCCGGTGAGCTGACCGCCTGGCGACAGTTCCAGAAGGACCAGCCCGAGCTGCAGAACCCGTTCCTCGCGCCGGAGTTCACCGTGGCCGTTTCTCATCAGCGGCCGACCGCCCGGGTGGCGGTCCTGGAGGACTCCGGTGGCATCGCCGGGTTCTTCCCGTTCGAGGTGCGCAACCGGGTGGTCGGGGTGCCGGTCGGGTTCGGGATCACCGACTGCCAGGGGCTGGTGCACCGGGCCGGGTTCGAGTGGGACGCGCTGGCGCTGCTCAAGGCGTGCAAGCTGCCGGTCTGGGAGTTCGACCACCTGATGGCCGGGCAGACCGCGTTCGCCGGTTACCACGCGGAGACCACCGGGTCGCCGCTGATCGACCTGCGGGCCGGCTACCCGGCGTACGTCGAGAATCGCAACAGCGGCGGCGACGTGGTCAAACAGACGCTGCGCAAGCAGCGCAAGATGGCCCGGGAGGTGGGCGAGGAGCGGTTCGTCTGGGACGACCGCGACCCGGGCGCGCTCGCCGCGCTGCGCGAGTGGAAATCCGCGCAGTACCGGCGCACCCAGCAGTACGACCGGTTCGACACCCCGTGGATCGAGGGCGTCCTCGAGGAGCTGCTCGCCTCGACGTCCGACGACTGCCGCGCGGTGGTCTCCACCGTCTACGCCGGGGACCGGCCGGTCGCCGCACACCTGGGCCTGCGCAGCCCGTCGGTGCTCGCCTACTGGTTCCCCGCCTACGACCTGGACCTGTCCAAGTACTCCGCCGGAATCCTGCTCTGCCTGCGGATGGCCGAGGCCGGCGCGGCCGACGGCATCCAGACCATCGACCTGGGCAAGTCCGAGGCGCTCTACAAGACCCGGCTGATGAACGCCGAGACCCCGGTCGCCGCCGGCCGGGTCGGCCGCCCCGGGCTGGTCAGCACCGCGCGGCGCACCCAGACCGCCCTGGCCCGCTCGATCAAGCAGGGCGCGCTGGGGGAGAAGCTCAAGAACGGCCGCACCGGCAAGGTGCTCCGCGGACTGAAGGCGAGGCTGGCCTCCCGATGA